The following nucleotide sequence is from Kiritimatiella glycovorans.
GCACCTCCTGCGCAAGCTGAATCAGCTCGTCGGTGGTGTCGCCCATCGCGCTCACGACCACGACCACGTCGTTCCCCGCTTCGCGGGTCTCGTGAATCCGCTGCGCCACCCGGCGCATGCAGTCCGCATCCGCGACCGAAGATCCGCCGTATTTCTGTACGATCCGTGCCATACCGTCCCCCGGAATATCCCCGCCTGTTAACCGGATTTACCGGGCCAATGCAACCCAAAAGCACCGGGCTTTCGGCGCGCGAGGACATTAAAACCCAGTCCGAACCACACCCTCGCATTTTCCTCATCAGCATCAAACAGACAGAGGTTCCAATCAGCCCATTCCGGCAGCGTCCCGAACTCCCGGCCCAGCGCAAAAAAAACCGCACCCCCCGACTGCCATGACTCTTCCACGCTACGCCCGAGGCAACGGCCTTCGGCCTCGAGAAAACGCTCCGCTCGTGAAAACGGCGGCTTTCCCGACTGCCACGAAATCCCCCGACTGCCACGATCTTCCACGCTACGCTCGAGGCAACGGCCTTCGGCCTCGAGGAAACGCCCCGCTCGTGAAAACGGCGGCTTTCCCGACTGCCACGACATCCCCCGATCCCCCCGATTGCCACGAGGCCCGTGAGGGCCGTTGCCACGATTTCCCCGATTGCCACGATCTTCCACGCTACGCCCGAGGCAACGGCCTTCGGCCTCGAGGAAACGCCCCGCTCGTGAAAACAGCGGCTTTCCCGACTGCCACGAAATCCCCCGATCCCCCCGATTGCCACGAGGCCCGTGAGGGCCGTTGCCACGATTTCCCCGATTGCCACGATCTTCCACGCTACGCCCGAGGCAACGGCCTTCGGCCTCGAGAAAACGCTCCGCTCGTGAAAACGGCGGCTTTCCCGACTGCCACGAAATCCCCCGACTGCCACGACTGCCACGATTTCCTCGATTGCCACGATCCCCCGACTGCCACGATCTTCCACGCTACGCTCGAGGCAACGGCCTTCGGCCTCGAGGAAACGCTCCGCTCGTGAAAACGGCGGCTTTCCCGATTGCCACGAACCCCCCCGACTGCCACGATCTTCCACGCTACGCCCGAGGCAACGGCCTTCGGCCTCGAGGAAACGCTCCGCTCGTGAAAACGGCGGCTTTCCCGATTGCCACGAACCCCCCCGACTGCCACGATCTTCCACGCTACGCTCGAGGCAACGGCCTTCGGCCTCGAGAAAACGCTCCGCTCGTGAAAACGGCGGCTTTCCCGACTGCCACGATTGCCACGATCCCCCCGACTGCCACGACATCTCCCGATCCCCCCGATTGCCACGAGGCCCGTGAGGGCCGTTGCCACGACCTCCCCGCCTGCCCCGATTCCCCCATGATCACCCCTGCCCTTCACCCCGACGATGCATGGCCGGTCACCGAGCGCCACCTGCAGGCGATCTGGTATGACCGGGCGCTGCGCCCGGACCGTCTGACCACAACGGCGGGGGTCCCTGTGCGCGTGGTTCATCCGGGACGCTGGAACCTCGAGGCGGGGCCGGACTTCATGGATGCCCGGGTCCTGATCGGCGACCCGCCGCGGCCCGTGGCCGGTGACGTGGAAGTGCACCTCCGCGCGGCGGACTGGGCACGGCACGGTCATGACGCCGACCCCCGGTACTCAAAGGTTCGGGTTCACGTGACGCTCCATGCCGGGAGCGCCCCCCGGCTCCCGCTTCCACCGGGCTGCGAGGAGATCGCCCTGGCCTCCTTTCTGGAAGAAGACCTCGAGCGGATCTGCGAGCGCATCGACGTCCACTCCTATCCCTATCTCAAGCTCCCGTCGCCGACCCGCTGCGGAGAACTCCTTTCCGGCCGCCCCCCGGAGTTCAAAAGCGCGCTGCTCGAGGCGGCCGGCCGGCAGCGGATGCGGAGGCGCATCGATCGTTTCACCGCGCTCCGCGAACGGCACGGCGCCGCCGAGACGCTGTACCGCGAACTCATGGCCGGTCTCGGCTACCGCGTGAACAAAAGCGCGTTCCGCCGGGTGGCCGAGGCCGTTTCGCTCGAGCGCCTACGCGCCGCCGGCGGCCCTCTCGCGGCGACGGCCGTACTGACCGGCGCGGCCGGACTGCTCCCCGATCCCGCCGATCCGCGTCTGACGGAGGAATCGCGCCGCCGCGCACGGATCCTCTGGGACCTCTGGTTTGTGCGCAAACCGGTCTGGACCCCGCCGCTGCCCGGACGGGACGACTGGTGCGCGGCCTCGCGTAGACCGGCCAACGAGCCCGCCCGCCGCCTGGCCGCCGCCGCGCTGTGGTTCGGACCTTCCCCGGGACTCGAGGAACGACTGGCTGCGGCGCCCGCCGCCGATGCCGGGGGATTCATACGCAGGGCGATGGAGGAGCTGACCGCGCCGCGCGACCCGTTCTGGGAACGGCACTGGACGTGGACCTCGGCTTCGCGGCAGGCGCCGACGGCGCTCATCGGTCCGGGCCGCGCCCGAACCCTGCTGATCAACAGCGTCATCCCCTGGCGGCTCGCCGGTCCGGAGCCCCGCTCGGAATGCGAAACCTGTTTCCGCACCATGCCCGCCGAACCCTGGAACAGCACCCTCCGCCGCGCGGCGCGTCTCGTCCTCGGCCCCGACCACCCGTCCACGCTCTGCGCCTCCGCACTCGCGCGACAGGGCCTGATC
It contains:
- a CDS encoding DUF2851 family protein, whose translation is MITPALHPDDAWPVTERHLQAIWYDRALRPDRLTTTAGVPVRVVHPGRWNLEAGPDFMDARVLIGDPPRPVAGDVEVHLRAADWARHGHDADPRYSKVRVHVTLHAGSAPRLPLPPGCEEIALASFLEEDLERICERIDVHSYPYLKLPSPTRCGELLSGRPPEFKSALLEAAGRQRMRRRIDRFTALRERHGAAETLYRELMAGLGYRVNKSAFRRVAEAVSLERLRAAGGPLAATAVLTGAAGLLPDPADPRLTEESRRRARILWDLWFVRKPVWTPPLPGRDDWCAASRRPANEPARRLAAAALWFGPSPGLEERLAAAPAADAGGFIRRAMEELTAPRDPFWERHWTWTSASRQAPTALIGPGRARTLLINSVIPWRLAGPEPRSECETCFRTMPAEPWNSTLRRAARLVLGPDHPSTLCASALARQGLIELHDRYCLPARGVCDQCRLPKAICEWEP